From Mangifera indica cultivar Alphonso unplaced genomic scaffold, CATAS_Mindica_2.1 Un_0154, whole genome shotgun sequence, one genomic window encodes:
- the LOC123208201 gene encoding uncharacterized mitochondrial protein AtMg00810-like: MGLNSALVEEFKSNMMGTFEMTDLGLLQYFMGLEIFQDEDGVFIFQKKYVTNLLKKFNMSNCKMMATPMNKNQKLKQQGVEAANQRQFRSLVGGLIYLIHTRPDISFSIGVVSRFMSNQSKQHYGGAKRILRYIAGILNYGM, translated from the coding sequence ATGGGGTTAAATTCAGCACTTGTAGAGGAATTTAAATCCAACATGATGGGCACTTTCGAAATGACAGACTTGGGGTTACTGCAATATTTTATGGGATTGGAGATATTCCAAGATGAAGATGGGGTGTTTATTTTCCAAAAGAAGTATGTAACAAATTTATTGAAGAAGTTCAACATGTCAAATTGCAAGATGATGGCTACTCCAATGAACAAGAATCAAAAACTGAAGCAACAAGGAGTTGAAGCAGCAAATCAAAGGCAATTCAGAAGTTTAGTTGGTggattgatatatttaatacaCACAAGACCAgacatttcattttcaattggtGTTGTGTCAAGATTCATGAgcaatcaatcaaaacaacattatgGAGGAGCAAAAAGAATCTTAAGGTACATTGCAGGGATATTGAATTATGGAATGTAG
- the LOC123208203 gene encoding protein PHLOEM PROTEIN 2-LIKE A1-like isoform X2, producing the protein MASAQVQLPHNLHAILKEGDSQIDASCNNLIENLQAGIFLNQNKLKFGVDRLLWANAFDIHARGLAITWGEDTRYWSWTYKQDTQGSCNCVQVEVAELLKVCWLDVIGKFPAKNLTPGMVYQVSFVLMMKDGEYGFANHPVNFKLAIPSYHETIERKEDLSTLPKNKWTKVRVGEFITSCNMTGNLEISMFEHNSQWKSGMIVNKIEIRPVRRQCQN; encoded by the exons ATGGCTTCAGCTCAAGTTCAGCTCCCACACAACCTCCATGCCATTCTGAAAGAAGGAGACTCCCAGATTGACGCCTCCTGCAACAATCTGATCGAAAACCTCCAGGCTGGAATCTTCTTGAACCAAAACAAACTG AAGTTTGGGGTTGACAGGCTTTTGTGGGCTAACGCCTTCGACATTCATGCAAGGGGTCTCGCAATCACTTGGGGAGAAGATACACGCTACTGGAGTTGGACTTATAAGCAAGACACACAAGG CAGTTGTAATTGTGTTCAAGTTGAGGTGGCTGAATTATTGAAGGTCTGTTGGTTAGACGTAATAGGGAAATTCCCTGCCAAAAACCTCACTCCAGGGATGGTTTACCAAGTTTCGTTTGTGTTGATGATGAAGGACGGAGAATATGGATTTGCAAATCATCCAGTGAACTTTAAACTCGCCATTCCCAGTTACCATGAGACTATTGAACGCAAAGAGGATCTGAGTACGTTGCCTAAAAACAAATGGACAAAGGTCCGAGTTGGCGAGTTCATTACATCTTGCAATATGACTGGGAATTTGGAAATCTCAATGTTTGAACACAATTCCCAGTGGAAGAGTGGGATGATTGTCAATAAGATCGAAATCCGCCCAGTGCGTAGGCAGTGCCAGAACTGA
- the LOC123208203 gene encoding protein PHLOEM PROTEIN 2-LIKE A1-like isoform X1, whose product MASAQVQLPHNLHAILKEGDSQIDASCNNLIENLQAGIFLNQNKLKFGVDRLLWANAFDIHARGLAITWGEDTRYWSWTYKQDTQGCNCVQVEVAELLKVCWLDVIGKFPAKNLTPGMVYQVSFVLMMKDGEYGFANHPVNFKLAIPSYHETIERKEDLSTLPKNKWTKVRVGEFITSCNMTGNLEISMFEHNSQWKSGMIVNKIEIRPVRRQCQN is encoded by the exons ATGGCTTCAGCTCAAGTTCAGCTCCCACACAACCTCCATGCCATTCTGAAAGAAGGAGACTCCCAGATTGACGCCTCCTGCAACAATCTGATCGAAAACCTCCAGGCTGGAATCTTCTTGAACCAAAACAAACTG AAGTTTGGGGTTGACAGGCTTTTGTGGGCTAACGCCTTCGACATTCATGCAAGGGGTCTCGCAATCACTTGGGGAGAAGATACACGCTACTGGAGTTGGACTTATAAGCAAGACACACAAGG TTGTAATTGTGTTCAAGTTGAGGTGGCTGAATTATTGAAGGTCTGTTGGTTAGACGTAATAGGGAAATTCCCTGCCAAAAACCTCACTCCAGGGATGGTTTACCAAGTTTCGTTTGTGTTGATGATGAAGGACGGAGAATATGGATTTGCAAATCATCCAGTGAACTTTAAACTCGCCATTCCCAGTTACCATGAGACTATTGAACGCAAAGAGGATCTGAGTACGTTGCCTAAAAACAAATGGACAAAGGTCCGAGTTGGCGAGTTCATTACATCTTGCAATATGACTGGGAATTTGGAAATCTCAATGTTTGAACACAATTCCCAGTGGAAGAGTGGGATGATTGTCAATAAGATCGAAATCCGCCCAGTGCGTAGGCAGTGCCAGAACTGA